The following DNA comes from Nitrogeniibacter aestuarii.
GCGATCGGACTTGAAAACCCGATGAACCGGGCCGAGTGGCGCAAGATCGTCGCGGAGGCGGTCGAGCGCAACGAAGGCACTGACCAGTCGGTCTATCTGCAGGTGACCCGTGGCGTGGGGGCGGTGCGCAACCACGCCTTCCCGGCCGAGGTGACGCCTACGGTATTCCTCATGGTCGAGACGTTGACGACGCCCGATGAAGCCACCCGCGCCCAGGGGGGCTCGGCGGTGAGTGCGGCGGATTTCCGCTGGCTGCGTTGCGACCTCAAGGCGGTGTCCTTGCTGGCCAACTGTCTGCTCAAGCAGCATGCGGCAGAGAACGCATGTGTCGAAACCATCCTGTTCCGTGACGGATTCCTGACCGAAGGGGCGGCATCGAGCATCTTCGTGGTGATCGATGGCACCGTCTATGTGCCGCCCAAGAGCCACCTCATGCTGCCCGGCATCACGTACGACGTGGTGATCGAACTGGCCCAGCGTCATGGCATGCCCTTGCAGGTGCGTGAAATTCTCGAAGACGAGGTGCGCAGCGCCGACGAAATCTGGATGACCTCGTCGACCAAGGAGGTGTTGCCGATCACCCGGCTTGATGGCCGTCCGGTCGGCAAGGGCTTGCCTGGGCCCATGGCCGCCCAGATGTA
Coding sequences within:
- a CDS encoding D-amino acid aminotransferase produces the protein MSVCYLNGQWMDLAEARVSPMDRGFLFGDGVYEVIPSYSKHLFRVDEHLKRLDNSLKAIGLENPMNRAEWRKIVAEAVERNEGTDQSVYLQVTRGVGAVRNHAFPAEVTPTVFLMVETLTTPDEATRAQGGSAVSAADFRWLRCDLKAVSLLANCLLKQHAAENACVETILFRDGFLTEGAASSIFVVIDGTVYVPPKSHLMLPGITYDVVIELAQRHGMPLQVREILEDEVRSADEIWMTSSTKEVLPITRLDGRPVGKGLPGPMAAQMYGWYQEFKQEVMRHGG